The sequence CGTCGAAGCGGCCGAAGCGTTGCCGCTGTACGCGCAACGCGCGGCGCCTGCCGAAGCGCTGACGAAAACCGCCACGCCGGGCAAGGCGAAGTGCGAGGCCGTCGCCGAACTGTTGAACATTCCGCTCGAGCGCACCATCAAGTCGATCATTCTCGCGACCGAAAACGAAGGCGCCGAGCCGACCATCTGGTTGCTGATGCTGCGCGGCGATCACGACCTGAACGAAATCAAGGCGAGCAAGCTGCCGGGTCTGGCCGAATTCCGCATGGCAACCGAGGCTGAAATCGTCGAGACCTTCGGCACGCCGCCGGGCTACCTCGGTCCGATCAATACGAAGAAGCCGGTCAAGGTCGTCGCGGATCGCACGGTCGCGAACATGAGCGACTTCGTGGTCGGCGCGAACGAGGTGGATTACCACATCGCCGGTGTGAACTGGGGCCGCGATCTGCCGGAGCCGGTCGTCGCCGATATTCGCAACGTGAAGAAGGGCGATCCGTCGCCGGACGGCAAGGGCGTGATCGACATCTGCCGCGGGATCGAAGTGGGCCACGTGTTCCAGCTCGGCAAGAAGTATTCGGAAGCCATGAACGCGACCTGCCTCGACGAAAACGGCAAACCGCAGCCGATGGAAATGGGCTGCTACGGCATCGGCGTGACGCGTATCCTGGGTGCCGCGATCGAACAGAATTTCGACGACAAGGGCATCATCTGGCCGGAATCGATCGCGCCGTTCGAAGTCGTGCTGTGCCCGATGGGCTATGACCGCAGCGATGCCGTGCGCGAACAGGCCGACAAGCTGTACGCGGCACTGGTCGAAGCGGGCATCGACGTGATTCTCGACGACCGAGGCGAGCGCCCGGGCGTGATGTTCGCCGACTGGGAACTGATCGGCGTGCCGCATCGCCTGGTGATCGGCGACCGTGGCCTGAAAGAAGGCAAGCTCGAATACCAGGGCCGCCGCGACGCCGAAGCGACGCTGCTGCCGGTCGAAGACGCCGCGCAAACGGTGATCGGGAAGATTCGCGCCGCGTTGGCGAGCTAAGCGGAGCGGGCGTGGAGTACACCTTCCTGTCCGCGACCATCCTGCTGATTCTGATCACCGATCCGCTCGGCAACATTCCGCTCTTTATTAGTTGTCTACGCGGAGTGTCGCCGCAGCGGCGCACGGTCGTGATTCTCCGTGAAGTGGCGATCGCGTTTGCGATCCTGCTGGTCTTCATGGTGGTCGGGCAGGGTTTTCTGCG is a genomic window of Paraburkholderia bryophila containing:
- a CDS encoding proline--tRNA ligase; this encodes MKASRFFIGTLKEAPADAEIVSHKLMVRAGMIRRVAGGIYNYLPVGLRSIRKVEAIVREEMNRAGGIELLMPAVQPAELWQESGRWEKYGPELLRFKDRKQTDFVIGPTHEEVVTDIARNQIKSYRQLPVNFYQIQTKFRDEIRPRFGVMRGREFIMKDAYSFDKDAEGLRESYRKMYDAYVRIFTRLGLDFRAVAADNGSIGGSGSHEFHVIADTGEDAIAYCPTSEFAANVEAAEALPLYAQRAAPAEALTKTATPGKAKCEAVAELLNIPLERTIKSIILATENEGAEPTIWLLMLRGDHDLNEIKASKLPGLAEFRMATEAEIVETFGTPPGYLGPINTKKPVKVVADRTVANMSDFVVGANEVDYHIAGVNWGRDLPEPVVADIRNVKKGDPSPDGKGVIDICRGIEVGHVFQLGKKYSEAMNATCLDENGKPQPMEMGCYGIGVTRILGAAIEQNFDDKGIIWPESIAPFEVVLCPMGYDRSDAVREQADKLYAALVEAGIDVILDDRGERPGVMFADWELIGVPHRLVIGDRGLKEGKLEYQGRRDAEATLLPVEDAAQTVIGKIRAALAS